One genomic window of Undibacterium cyanobacteriorum includes the following:
- a CDS encoding type II secretion system protein: MNNAKQQGFTLIELIVVIVILGILAATALPKFADFGSDARIASLKAAQGSLSAASAMAHGKYLVTTPVPTTITVEGATVTFSTAFASGYPKADSGFATAAGLGSADYTLVAASSAATANSPATSATEIAFIPASVAGTTKGLTCFVKYAEPASATGSPTITVTTTGC; this comes from the coding sequence ATGAACAACGCTAAACAACAAGGTTTCACCTTGATCGAATTGATCGTCGTGATCGTGATTTTGGGCATTCTCGCTGCGACAGCGCTGCCAAAGTTTGCTGACTTCGGCTCTGATGCACGCATCGCATCACTGAAAGCAGCTCAGGGTTCCTTGTCTGCTGCGTCAGCAATGGCACACGGCAAATATCTTGTTACGACACCTGTGCCGACTACAATCACAGTCGAAGGTGCGACGGTGACATTCTCTACCGCATTCGCTTCTGGTTATCCAAAAGCAGATTCCGGATTCGCAACAGCGGCAGGCTTAGGGTCGGCTGATTACACCTTGGTTGCAGCAAGCTCCGCCGCGACAGCGAACTCTCCAGCGACGAGTGCAACTGAGATCGCCTTCATTCCTGCAAGTGTAGCAGGCACGACAAAAGGTTTGACGTGCTTTGTGAAATACGCAGAACCAGCATCGGCCACTGGTAGCCCAACAATCACTGTTACCACAACAGGTTGCTAA
- a CDS encoding type II secretion system protein, translated as MFKQTANRGQRQSQAGFTLIELIVVIVILGILAATALPKFADFGSDARTASIKAARGSLNSVAAMAKGKYLVTNPSPTTVVLEGVTVTYATAAVSGYPKADSNLALAAGLATADYTLVSPGSAATANSPATTATEIALIPVSVAGTTKGLSCFVKYTEPATATGAPTIATTTSSC; from the coding sequence ATGTTTAAGCAAACAGCTAATCGTGGTCAACGTCAATCTCAAGCGGGTTTTACGCTGATTGAGTTGATCGTTGTGATTGTGATCCTTGGAATTCTTGCGGCAACTGCATTACCAAAATTTGCTGATTTTGGTAGTGATGCAAGAACCGCTTCGATCAAAGCGGCGCGCGGCTCCTTGAATTCAGTCGCGGCAATGGCCAAGGGTAAGTATTTAGTGACCAACCCTTCCCCAACCACTGTTGTGTTGGAAGGTGTTACCGTGACCTATGCGACTGCGGCTGTATCTGGCTACCCGAAAGCAGACAGTAATCTTGCACTGGCAGCAGGTCTGGCGACTGCTGATTACACTTTGGTTAGCCCTGGTTCTGCCGCAACAGCTAACTCGCCCGCTACTACGGCTACGGAAATTGCCTTGATCCCAGTCAGCGTTGCTGGCACGACGAAAGGCTTGAGTTGTTTCGTGAAATATACAGAACCTGCGACCGCAACTGGTGCGCCGACAATCGCGACGACCACTTCGAGCTGCTAA
- a CDS encoding methyl-accepting chemotaxis protein encodes MEFLLRPGIKLMRQLRLFPKFCVVSLIFLLPITIITALLVRELNRTIDHIQLEQQGLKSLAQIQRVIDETHSYRAWHYLAQSGNAKAKEQAKQIRQSITSDVAALASSIQQTEHQDLLKAAQETLQAWPTLIAQDDKLKSSESYAAHSEFLKRLEGLLTQATEAGRLGLDQQAETNGLIAIQTRMLPEITASISDTVARGAPYIDTGLMQANDDVLINANLLLGQRDQSKLNTVFSQLVQQDPALQSLKASLEQTLATQGHFTERTKSEILNTLAQTNSVSFLENGLSSLQNWSTWYEQLSQLTQRRLSQRLGHAVVQRTAIFLGLFIMCSAASYLLVCFYCSFSAQVGNLRKMATAINHGDLRPLNLLPGRDELSILQHDFDGMRQTLIQLITRIRGSSESLNEAMHEIASGNLDLSRRTEQQSTTMSRTADSMTQLSREVENNTGHVMEASEQINQATEQVHQASSMMVELEKRISTIHHSSSQIHDIIGVIDAIAFQTNILALNAAVEAARAGDQGRGFAVVASEVRALAQRSAAAAKEIKNLITCSSQEVDAGHMQAQHSRATMKLVLDQIGSIAQHMHELAQASTTQNQEIQALRQNLTQIDSITQQNSALVEEAASASESLRGQVLHLVEAIAIFKTNDDQTSSTAISPRMLPRKQLRFSQAEDLKAS; translated from the coding sequence ATGGAATTTTTACTTCGGCCCGGCATCAAATTGATGCGCCAGCTTCGGCTATTTCCCAAGTTTTGTGTAGTGAGCCTAATATTTCTGCTCCCGATCACGATTATCACCGCCTTGCTGGTACGGGAACTGAATCGCACGATCGATCACATACAGCTCGAACAACAAGGCCTAAAATCGCTCGCGCAAATTCAGCGCGTCATCGATGAAACACATTCCTATCGCGCGTGGCACTATCTCGCTCAGTCTGGCAACGCCAAGGCCAAAGAGCAAGCCAAGCAAATTAGGCAGAGCATCACTTCCGACGTAGCGGCATTGGCCAGCTCCATCCAACAAACTGAACATCAAGACTTACTCAAAGCAGCACAAGAAACCCTGCAAGCATGGCCCACTTTGATTGCCCAAGATGACAAACTCAAGTCATCAGAATCCTATGCCGCACACAGCGAGTTCTTAAAACGCTTAGAGGGGCTTCTCACTCAGGCCACTGAAGCAGGTAGACTGGGGCTTGACCAGCAAGCTGAAACAAATGGACTGATCGCGATTCAGACACGCATGCTGCCAGAAATTACAGCGAGCATCTCTGATACCGTCGCCCGTGGCGCACCCTATATCGATACAGGTCTGATGCAAGCGAATGATGATGTCCTTATCAACGCCAATTTGCTATTAGGACAGCGCGATCAAAGCAAACTCAACACCGTGTTTAGTCAGCTTGTTCAACAAGATCCAGCGCTGCAAAGTCTGAAAGCAAGTCTTGAACAAACCCTCGCGACACAAGGCCATTTTACAGAACGTACCAAGAGCGAAATTCTCAATACTTTGGCGCAAACGAATAGCGTATCCTTCCTAGAAAATGGATTGAGTAGCTTGCAAAATTGGAGCACTTGGTACGAACAGCTGAGCCAACTTACTCAACGCCGACTATCCCAGCGCCTCGGACACGCTGTCGTTCAGCGTACCGCTATCTTCCTGGGTTTATTCATCATGTGCAGCGCGGCAAGTTATCTTTTGGTTTGTTTTTATTGCTCATTCTCAGCCCAAGTTGGGAACTTACGTAAGATGGCGACCGCCATCAATCATGGCGATCTCCGTCCCTTGAATTTGCTACCCGGAAGAGATGAGCTATCGATCCTACAACACGATTTTGATGGCATGCGCCAAACCCTGATCCAACTGATCACCCGCATTCGTGGTAGCAGTGAGTCACTCAATGAGGCCATGCATGAGATCGCCAGTGGCAACCTCGATCTCTCGCGTCGCACCGAACAACAATCGACCACCATGAGCCGCACCGCAGACTCCATGACTCAGTTAAGTCGCGAGGTCGAAAACAATACTGGGCACGTCATGGAGGCCTCCGAGCAAATCAATCAGGCGACAGAGCAAGTGCATCAGGCCAGCTCGATGATGGTCGAATTAGAAAAGAGAATCTCGACCATCCATCACTCTTCTAGTCAAATTCACGACATCATTGGTGTGATTGATGCGATCGCATTTCAAACGAATATCCTCGCCTTAAATGCAGCAGTAGAAGCGGCGCGCGCCGGTGACCAAGGCCGCGGATTCGCCGTGGTCGCGTCGGAAGTACGAGCCTTGGCACAACGCTCGGCAGCCGCCGCGAAGGAAATCAAAAACTTGATTACCTGTTCGAGCCAAGAAGTCGATGCGGGCCATATGCAAGCACAACATAGTCGCGCCACGATGAAATTAGTATTGGATCAAATTGGCTCAATCGCGCAGCATATGCACGAGCTTGCACAAGCCAGTACAACACAAAATCAAGAAATCCAAGCGTTGCGGCAGAACCTCACCCAAATCGATAGCATCACTCAACAAAACAGTGCATTGGTTGAAGAGGCCGCATCGGCATCAGAAAGCCTGCGTGGGCAAGTACTGCACTTAGTGGAAGCTATTGCGATCTTCAAGACCAACGATGACCAAACTTCCTCCACAGCGATCTCACCGAGGATGCTGCCGCGAAAGCAATTACGGTTCTCGCAAGCCGAAGACTTGAAAGCCTCTTAA
- a CDS encoding type II secretion system protein has translation MSTVNSKQQGFTLIELIVVIVILGILAATALPKFANFGSDARIASLNAARGSMSAAAAMAHGKYLVTSPAPTTVTVEGNTVTFATVVASGYPKADVGFANASGITTADYTIIPAGSAATANSPVTSATEIAIIPNSVAGSPAGLNCYVKYVEPTSVTGAPSAPSPVTTSC, from the coding sequence ATGAGTACAGTAAATAGTAAGCAACAAGGTTTTACCCTAATTGAATTGATCGTTGTGATCGTCATTCTTGGCATTCTTGCTGCGACTGCATTGCCAAAATTTGCCAATTTCGGCAGTGATGCACGAATCGCGTCTTTGAATGCAGCGCGCGGCAGTATGTCTGCAGCAGCCGCGATGGCGCATGGCAAGTATCTGGTCACATCACCCGCACCCACGACAGTAACTGTCGAAGGTAATACGGTGACGTTTGCGACCGTGGTCGCTTCGGGATATCCAAAAGCCGATGTCGGGTTTGCAAATGCGTCTGGCATTACAACCGCTGACTACACGATTATCCCTGCAGGCTCAGCTGCGACAGCGAACTCTCCAGTCACATCCGCTACTGAAATCGCGATCATTCCGAATAGCGTGGCAGGCTCACCAGCAGGATTGAATTGCTATGTGAAGTACGTGGAACCAACTTCTGTGACTGGTGCTCCATCCGCACCATCGCCAGTTACTACTTCTTGCTAA